In a genomic window of Paraburkholderia phenazinium:
- the glnT gene encoding type III glutamate--ammonia ligase: MNLNDATTLPVNELGCVPRFGSAEEAQAYLTQQGVKYVLAQFVDIHGVAKAKSVPVSHLKSVLTAGAGFAGFAIWGVGIEPNGPDYMAVGDLATLTPVPWQPGLARIVCDGHVAGEAWQYDSRVTLKKAVARMTERNWTLFTGLEPEFSLLRRSASGTLEPCDPSDTLAKPCYDYKGLSRTRVFLEKLTESMRAVGIDVYQIDHEDANGQFEINYTYTDCLTSCDHYVFFKMAASEIANELGMICSFMPKPFANRPGNGMHMHMSIGDGERNLFADPADTLGMGLSALGYQFTAGLLAHAPALTALCNPTVNSYKRLVVGRSLTGATWAPAYVSYGDNNRSTMVRMPGERIELRLPDGSCNPYLATAAVIAAGLDGIDRGLSPGEPANENLYEWSSARLAEHGIGVLPQNLEQALDALESDRVICDALGPVADEFLKLKRMEWLEYMRHVSDWELKTYLEFF, encoded by the coding sequence ATGAACCTGAACGATGCGACCACGCTGCCGGTCAACGAACTCGGATGCGTGCCCCGGTTCGGCTCGGCGGAAGAGGCGCAGGCTTATCTGACGCAGCAGGGCGTGAAGTACGTGCTGGCGCAGTTTGTCGATATTCACGGGGTGGCCAAGGCGAAGTCGGTGCCGGTCAGTCATCTGAAGAGCGTGTTGACAGCGGGTGCCGGTTTCGCGGGGTTTGCGATCTGGGGCGTCGGCATCGAGCCGAACGGTCCCGACTACATGGCCGTCGGCGATCTGGCAACGCTCACGCCGGTGCCGTGGCAGCCGGGTCTGGCACGGATCGTCTGCGACGGTCACGTGGCCGGCGAGGCGTGGCAATACGATTCGCGCGTGACGCTGAAGAAGGCGGTTGCGAGGATGACCGAGCGCAACTGGACCCTCTTCACCGGTCTGGAGCCGGAATTTTCGCTGCTGCGCCGTTCGGCGTCCGGCACGCTGGAGCCGTGCGATCCGAGCGATACGCTCGCCAAGCCGTGCTACGACTACAAGGGTCTCTCGCGTACGCGTGTCTTCCTGGAAAAGCTCACCGAATCGATGCGCGCGGTAGGCATCGACGTCTATCAGATCGATCACGAAGACGCCAACGGGCAGTTCGAAATCAACTACACGTACACCGATTGCCTGACCTCCTGCGACCACTACGTGTTCTTCAAGATGGCGGCCTCGGAGATCGCCAACGAGCTCGGCATGATCTGCTCGTTCATGCCGAAGCCGTTTGCGAACCGCCCAGGCAATGGCATGCATATGCATATGTCGATCGGCGACGGCGAGCGCAACCTGTTCGCCGATCCGGCGGACACACTCGGCATGGGACTTTCTGCGCTCGGCTATCAGTTCACGGCCGGCCTGCTCGCGCATGCGCCGGCGCTGACCGCGCTGTGCAATCCGACCGTGAATTCGTATAAGCGTCTCGTGGTGGGACGCTCGTTGACGGGCGCCACGTGGGCGCCGGCTTACGTCAGCTACGGCGACAACAACCGCTCGACGATGGTGCGCATGCCTGGCGAGCGCATCGAACTGCGGCTGCCCGACGGCTCATGCAATCCCTATCTTGCGACCGCGGCGGTGATTGCGGCGGGACTCGACGGCATCGACCGCGGCCTGTCGCCGGGCGAGCCGGCTAACGAAAACCTCTACGAGTGGTCGTCCGCGCGGCTCGCGGAACACGGCATCGGCGTGCTGCCGCAAAACCTCGAACAGGCGCTCGACGCACTGGAGTCCGACCGCGTGATCTGCGATGCGCTCGGCCCGGTTGCCGACGAATTCCTCAAGCTTAAGCGGATGGAGTGGCTCGAATACATGCGCCACGTGTCGGACTGGGAACTGAAGACCTACCTCGAATTTTTCTAA
- a CDS encoding NmrA family NAD(P)-binding protein gives MFAITGVTGKVGGAAARALLDAGHAVRAVLRDKAKAAAWVEQGAEVAIADMEDTAALQAAFAGTEGVFVMVPPNFAPQAGYPEARAAAASLARALAEAAPQRVVALSSIGGQRESGLGLITQVHILEEALAASPIPSAILRPTWFMENSLWDVAPARETGTMASFLQPLDRAYSMVATADIGRVIADTLVQQWQGRRVIEIEGPRRYTQHEIAALLGAAVGREVQAQAVPREQWEALFQSQGTARPMPRIEMIDGFNSGWIEFEEAGVNERVIGTTPYEVVFGELVKQVG, from the coding sequence ATGTTTGCAATTACTGGCGTGACGGGAAAGGTCGGGGGCGCCGCGGCGCGTGCATTGCTGGATGCGGGCCACGCAGTGCGGGCTGTGTTGCGCGACAAGGCGAAAGCGGCCGCCTGGGTCGAGCAGGGCGCGGAGGTGGCGATTGCCGACATGGAAGACACGGCGGCGCTGCAAGCCGCGTTCGCGGGCACCGAGGGAGTCTTCGTGATGGTGCCGCCCAACTTTGCGCCGCAGGCGGGTTATCCGGAGGCGCGCGCCGCGGCGGCGTCGTTGGCGCGTGCGCTTGCTGAGGCTGCGCCGCAGCGGGTGGTGGCGTTGTCGTCGATCGGCGGTCAGCGTGAGTCAGGGTTGGGTCTGATTACGCAAGTGCATATTCTCGAGGAGGCGCTTGCTGCGTCGCCCATCCCAAGCGCGATTTTGCGTCCGACATGGTTCATGGAAAACTCGCTGTGGGATGTCGCTCCGGCACGCGAGACCGGGACGATGGCGAGTTTCCTGCAGCCGCTCGATCGGGCGTATTCGATGGTCGCAACGGCGGATATTGGCCGCGTGATCGCCGATACGCTTGTGCAGCAGTGGCAGGGCCGGCGCGTGATCGAAATTGAAGGGCCGCGGCGTTATACGCAGCATGAAATTGCGGCGTTGCTGGGTGCAGCCGTGGGACGTGAGGTTCAGGCGCAGGCCGTGCCGCGTGAGCAGTGGGAGGCGCTGTTTCAGTCGCAAGGGACGGCGAGGCCGATGCCGCGGATCGAGATGATCGATGGGTTCAATAGCGGATGGATCGAGTTTGAAGAGGCAGGCGTCAATGAACGGGTGATTGGCACGACACCTTATGAAGTCGTGTTTGGGGAGCTGGTTAAGCAGGTGGGGTGA
- a CDS encoding class II glutamine amidotransferase has translation MCGIVGLLVKTPALRERLGVLMVPMLIGMTERGPDSAGLAVFGKPVDASQRKLSLYAGFTEEGADFAWQPLVEALNAAMDVTARVDSKGNHAVMTVQGDVERVKTWLREKYPKLYLLSSGRSIDLYKDIGSPSQVAGRYDFANLKGSHLVGHTRMATESAVTPDRAHPFTAGDDFCLVHNGSLSNAHGVRRKLEPQGIHFDTDNDTEAACRFLEWRLREGDTLPVALQKGFEELDGFYTFLMGTSTELALIRDPFACKPAVVAENDDYVAIASEFRSLAHLPDIKNARVFEPAPEEMYVWKA, from the coding sequence ATGTGCGGAATTGTCGGCTTGCTGGTGAAGACGCCTGCACTGCGCGAGCGGCTGGGCGTTCTGATGGTGCCGATGCTGATCGGCATGACCGAGCGCGGACCGGACTCGGCGGGCCTCGCGGTGTTCGGCAAGCCGGTCGATGCGAGCCAGCGCAAGCTGAGCCTCTACGCGGGCTTCACCGAAGAAGGCGCGGATTTCGCATGGCAGCCGCTGGTGGAAGCGCTGAACGCGGCGATGGACGTCACCGCGCGCGTCGACTCCAAAGGCAATCATGCCGTGATGACGGTGCAAGGCGACGTCGAGCGGGTGAAGACATGGCTGCGCGAAAAATATCCGAAGCTGTATCTGCTCTCGAGCGGCCGCTCGATCGATCTGTACAAGGATATCGGCTCACCGTCGCAAGTCGCGGGGCGCTATGACTTTGCGAACCTGAAGGGCTCGCATCTGGTCGGCCACACACGTATGGCGACCGAGTCGGCCGTGACGCCCGACCGCGCCCATCCGTTCACCGCCGGCGACGACTTCTGTCTGGTCCACAACGGTTCGCTGTCGAACGCGCATGGCGTGCGCCGCAAGCTCGAACCGCAAGGCATTCACTTCGATACCGACAACGACACCGAAGCCGCCTGCCGCTTTCTCGAATGGCGGCTGCGCGAAGGCGACACGCTGCCGGTCGCACTGCAGAAAGGCTTCGAAGAACTCGACGGCTTCTACACGTTCCTGATGGGCACCTCGACCGAACTCGCGCTGATTCGCGATCCGTTCGCTTGCAAGCCGGCGGTGGTCGCGGAAAACGACGACTACGTCGCGATCGCTTCCGAGTTCCGTTCGCTCGCGCATCTGCCCGATATCAAGAACGCCAGGGTCTTCGAACCGGCACCCGAGGAGATGTACGTATGGAAAGCCTGA
- a CDS encoding helix-turn-helix domain-containing protein, with protein sequence MQTGEDNNTPLERYLGITIRELRQRHGLTIAQVSAQAGISRGMLSKIENAQTSAGLDVLNRIAQALGVSLSTLFRNFDVPQGGAQLVKKGAGMEVVRKGTKRGHTYHLLAYDQGPRKLFEPFLITMEDEAERFPVFQHPGTEFIHMLKGVIEYRHGQQTYILHPGDTLTFQGEVPHGPERLIKTPIQFLSIFMYPQSGAD encoded by the coding sequence ATGCAAACCGGTGAAGACAACAACACGCCGCTCGAACGCTACCTGGGTATCACCATTCGCGAGCTACGCCAGCGCCACGGCCTGACCATCGCCCAGGTCTCCGCGCAGGCCGGCATCAGCCGCGGCATGCTCTCGAAGATCGAGAACGCGCAGACCTCCGCCGGCCTCGATGTGCTCAACCGCATCGCCCAGGCGCTCGGTGTTTCGCTCTCCACGCTGTTCCGCAATTTCGACGTGCCGCAAGGCGGTGCACAGCTCGTCAAAAAAGGCGCCGGCATGGAGGTGGTCCGCAAAGGCACCAAACGCGGCCACACCTATCACCTGCTCGCTTACGACCAGGGGCCGCGCAAACTCTTCGAACCCTTCCTGATCACGATGGAGGACGAAGCCGAGCGCTTTCCCGTGTTCCAGCATCCGGGCACCGAATTCATCCACATGCTCAAGGGCGTCATCGAATATCGCCACGGACAGCAAACCTACATCCTGCATCCCGGTGACACCCTCACCTTCCAGGGTGAAGTCCCCCACGGTCCTGAACGTCTGATCAAGACGCCCATTCAATTCCTGTCGATCTTTATGTACCCGCAATCGGGCGCCGACTGA
- a CDS encoding LysR family transcriptional regulator, whose amino-acid sequence MRRTPPPIDLRALQAFVAVCESGSMTGAAKQLGVSQSAVSQSIAALERDQGLTLFDRESRPPRPNVAGRALLELADPLIEHAKMVAARIGDASHTGKMPVRLGCVDSFAATVGPELIRAVSNSERQISMWSGLTPGLSKQLHDRELDIAICTQTTLSDARIVEVPLFSEAFVMVVARSHLSGRRTVDWRTLALEMPLIRYTARSVIGQQIERFARHLGIDSARRYEFDATDPLLSLVAARVGFAISTPLCLWQARHYLDDIAVMPLPPSRLGRRDFFLLHRQGEWDQFAGDIAMLTRGVLDNAIQPSLARALPDLPEDALR is encoded by the coding sequence ATGAGACGAACCCCGCCTCCGATCGATCTGCGCGCGCTGCAGGCGTTCGTCGCCGTATGCGAGAGCGGCTCGATGACAGGCGCCGCGAAACAGCTCGGCGTGAGCCAGAGCGCGGTCAGCCAGTCGATTGCCGCGTTGGAGCGCGACCAGGGCCTGACGCTGTTCGACCGCGAGAGCCGGCCGCCGCGGCCCAACGTGGCGGGGCGCGCGCTGCTCGAACTGGCCGATCCGTTGATCGAGCACGCGAAGATGGTCGCCGCCCGCATCGGCGATGCGTCGCATACGGGCAAGATGCCGGTGCGGCTCGGCTGCGTCGACTCGTTCGCGGCGACCGTCGGCCCCGAACTGATCCGCGCGGTGTCGAATTCGGAGCGGCAGATTTCGATGTGGTCCGGTCTGACGCCGGGCCTGAGCAAGCAACTGCACGACCGGGAACTGGATATCGCGATCTGCACGCAGACCACGCTAAGCGATGCGCGGATCGTCGAAGTGCCGCTGTTTTCCGAGGCGTTCGTCATGGTGGTGGCGCGTAGCCATCTGAGCGGACGACGCACGGTCGACTGGCGCACGCTCGCGCTGGAAATGCCGCTGATCCGCTACACGGCGCGCTCGGTGATCGGCCAGCAGATCGAGCGGTTCGCGCGGCATCTGGGTATCGACAGCGCGCGCCGTTACGAGTTCGACGCGACCGATCCGCTGCTGAGTCTGGTGGCCGCACGCGTGGGTTTCGCGATTTCGACGCCCTTATGTCTGTGGCAGGCACGTCACTACCTCGACGATATCGCGGTGATGCCATTGCCGCCGAGCCGCCTCGGGCGGCGCGATTTCTTTCTGCTGCACCGGCAGGGCGAATGGGATCAGTTCGCCGGCGACATCGCCATGCTGACGCGCGGCGTGCTGGACAACGCCATTCAGCCGTCACTGGCGCGCGCGTTGCCCGATCTGCCCGAGGATGCGTTGCGCTGA
- a CDS encoding siderophore-interacting protein: MLTRSDLAVTRVRHSLKFRLLQVKRVEPLTPHLIRVTLTGDDLHDFESASFDDHVKVFFPAPGADKPALPSAGPNGPVFPEGQPRPVARDFTPRRYDRAALELDIEFAMHEAGPAATWAAQAKVGQYLGIGGPRGSLVIPTGFDWHLLIGDETALPAIARRLQELPAGTRVAAVLEVADPSARLEFDTEAELHTVWRYRSESPYRGDALLQAVRETYLPDGEGYVWAAGESATMRAVRYHLCTERGVDKSRIRAASYWKQGAEAVHENLDD, translated from the coding sequence ATGCTGACCAGGTCCGATCTCGCGGTTACCCGCGTCCGTCACTCCCTGAAATTCCGTCTGCTGCAAGTCAAGCGGGTCGAACCGCTGACGCCTCACCTGATTCGGGTCACCCTGACCGGCGACGATCTGCACGACTTCGAATCGGCGTCGTTCGACGATCACGTCAAGGTTTTCTTCCCGGCGCCGGGCGCCGACAAGCCGGCGCTACCGAGCGCAGGCCCGAACGGCCCGGTGTTCCCGGAAGGTCAGCCGCGGCCGGTGGCGCGCGATTTCACGCCGCGCCGCTACGACCGCGCGGCGCTCGAGCTGGATATCGAATTCGCCATGCACGAGGCAGGCCCGGCCGCGACCTGGGCCGCCCAGGCCAAGGTCGGGCAGTATCTGGGTATCGGCGGCCCGCGCGGCTCGCTGGTGATTCCGACGGGCTTCGACTGGCATCTGCTGATCGGCGACGAAACCGCGCTGCCGGCCATCGCTCGCCGTCTGCAGGAACTGCCTGCCGGCACGCGCGTGGCAGCCGTACTCGAAGTCGCCGACCCGTCGGCGCGCCTCGAGTTCGACACCGAAGCCGAGCTGCATACCGTGTGGCGCTATCGCAGCGAATCGCCGTATCGCGGCGACGCGCTGCTGCAAGCGGTACGCGAGACCTATCTGCCGGACGGCGAGGGCTATGTCTGGGCCGCGGGCGAATCCGCGACCATGCGCGCGGTGCGCTATCACCTATGCACTGAACGCGGTGTCGACAAATCGCGCATCCGCGCGGCGAGCTACTGGAAACAGGGCGCCGAAGCGGTCCACGAAAACCTCGACGACTAA
- a CDS encoding FMN-binding glutamate synthase family protein → MEAKPVHFARLQQEESQGYDRKTIDYIHAAAQRGLYEIRGLGAKRRVPHFDDLLFLGASLSRYPLEGYREKCATGTVLGTRFAKKPLVLDIPITVAGMSFGALSANVKEALGQAATAMGTSTTTGDGGMTQEERRSSKMLVYQCLPSRYGFNPDDVRRADAIEIVIGQGAKPGGGGMLLGQKVNPRVASMRTLPAGVDQRSASRHPDWTGPDDLTIKIQELREITDWEKPIYVKVGATRTFNDVKLAVHAGADVVVIDGMQGGTAATQTCFIENVGIPTLAAVRQAVDALEDLNMKGQVQLIVSGGIRTGADVAKALALGADAVAIGQGMLMALGCNSDTYFQNGALHSAAAEYAALNTSPGYCHHCHTGKCPVGVTTQDAVLEQRVQPDEGSRRVRNYLKTLNMELTTIARACGKQNVHHLEPEDLVALTVEAAAMARIPLAGTSWIPGWNT, encoded by the coding sequence ATGGAAGCCAAACCCGTTCACTTCGCCCGCTTGCAGCAGGAAGAGTCGCAAGGCTACGACCGCAAGACGATCGACTATATCCACGCCGCCGCGCAACGCGGTCTCTATGAAATTCGCGGTCTGGGCGCGAAACGACGCGTGCCGCATTTCGACGATCTGCTGTTTCTCGGCGCCTCCCTGTCGCGCTATCCGCTCGAGGGGTATCGCGAGAAATGCGCGACGGGGACCGTGCTCGGCACACGCTTCGCCAAAAAGCCGCTGGTGCTCGACATTCCGATCACGGTGGCCGGCATGAGCTTCGGCGCGCTGTCCGCGAACGTGAAAGAAGCGCTCGGCCAGGCCGCAACGGCGATGGGCACCTCGACCACCACCGGCGATGGCGGCATGACGCAGGAGGAACGCCGCTCGTCGAAGATGCTGGTTTATCAGTGCCTGCCGTCGCGTTATGGCTTCAATCCCGACGACGTGCGCCGTGCCGACGCGATAGAAATCGTGATCGGTCAGGGTGCGAAACCGGGCGGCGGCGGCATGCTGCTCGGGCAGAAGGTGAATCCGCGCGTCGCGTCGATGCGCACGTTGCCGGCCGGCGTCGATCAGCGTTCGGCGAGCCGTCATCCGGATTGGACCGGCCCGGACGATCTGACGATCAAGATTCAGGAGTTGCGCGAAATCACCGATTGGGAGAAGCCGATCTACGTGAAGGTCGGCGCCACCCGTACGTTCAACGACGTCAAGCTCGCGGTGCATGCGGGCGCGGACGTGGTCGTGATCGACGGGATGCAGGGCGGCACGGCGGCGACGCAAACCTGCTTCATCGAGAACGTCGGCATTCCGACGCTGGCGGCGGTTCGCCAGGCGGTGGACGCGCTTGAAGACCTGAACATGAAAGGCCAGGTACAACTGATCGTCTCGGGCGGGATCCGTACCGGCGCCGATGTGGCGAAGGCCCTGGCGCTTGGCGCAGACGCGGTGGCGATCGGGCAGGGCATGCTGATGGCGCTCGGTTGCAACAGCGATACGTATTTTCAGAACGGCGCGCTGCATTCGGCGGCGGCGGAGTACGCGGCGCTCAACACGTCGCCGGGGTACTGCCATCACTGCCACACCGGCAAGTGTCCGGTGGGCGTCACCACCCAGGACGCGGTGCTCGAACAGCGTGTCCAGCCCGATGAAGGGTCGCGCCGCGTGCGCAACTACCTGAAGACGCTGAACATGGAACTGACGACGATTGCGCGTGCGTGCGGCAAGCAGAACGTGCATCACCTGGAGCCCGAGGATCTCGTCGCGCTGACCGTGGAAGCCGCGGCAATGGCGCGCATTCCGCTCGCGGGTACCTCGTGGATCCCCGGATGGAACACATGA
- a CDS encoding NAD(P)/FAD-dependent oxidoreductase produces the protein MSHYDFIVIGAGVIGASVAHHLAAHGAQSVLVIEQGTIGAGTTSQSSGLLRTHYSVRQNVELARSSWWAFNNFAEYVGDDEASCGLVKCGYLICSPEGDKLEPLRASLAAQRDMGIEVQLLDRAQAHERLPIASFDDAALIGYEPEAGFADAYLVATGFARSARRRGVKIMEGVTVTGLIREGRRITGIETSAGRFGCGTLISTQNIWTPELAGWIGVPLPVKPERHTVLALECEGAAYSFRMPAFKDLGSAGMLYYRSYGGSQMLVSEGVVGETLSSPETEQGEISLDYVAEVGAQVAERFPAYEAAGLASSWTGVYDVTPDWNPVLGKVADIEGLVVGFGFSGHGFKLSPGIGKILAQHALGQPTDVSLAPYALERFASGALLVGKYGSGAVS, from the coding sequence ATGAGCCACTACGATTTCATCGTGATCGGCGCTGGCGTCATCGGCGCGTCGGTCGCCCATCATCTCGCCGCACACGGCGCGCAGAGCGTGCTGGTGATCGAGCAGGGCACGATCGGCGCGGGCACCACCTCCCAGTCGTCGGGCCTGCTGCGCACGCATTATTCGGTCCGCCAGAATGTGGAACTTGCGCGCTCGTCATGGTGGGCGTTCAACAACTTCGCCGAATACGTCGGCGACGACGAAGCGTCCTGCGGCCTCGTCAAATGCGGCTATCTGATCTGCTCGCCCGAGGGCGACAAGCTTGAGCCGCTGCGCGCCTCGCTCGCCGCGCAGCGCGACATGGGCATCGAAGTGCAGTTACTCGACAGGGCGCAAGCGCACGAGCGCCTGCCGATCGCCAGCTTCGACGACGCCGCGCTGATCGGCTATGAACCGGAAGCAGGCTTTGCCGACGCCTATCTGGTCGCCACCGGCTTCGCCCGTTCCGCGCGCCGGCGCGGCGTCAAGATCATGGAAGGCGTGACGGTGACGGGCCTCATCCGCGAAGGACGCCGGATCACCGGTATCGAGACGAGCGCCGGCCGCTTTGGTTGCGGCACCCTGATCAGCACGCAGAACATCTGGACGCCGGAACTTGCCGGCTGGATCGGCGTGCCGTTGCCGGTCAAGCCGGAGCGCCACACGGTACTCGCCCTCGAATGCGAGGGCGCCGCCTACTCGTTCAGGATGCCGGCGTTCAAGGACCTGGGCTCGGCCGGCATGCTCTATTACCGCAGCTATGGCGGCAGCCAGATGCTCGTGTCGGAGGGCGTGGTCGGCGAAACGCTGAGCTCGCCGGAAACGGAACAGGGGGAGATCTCGCTCGACTATGTCGCCGAAGTCGGCGCTCAGGTCGCCGAACGCTTCCCCGCTTATGAAGCGGCGGGGCTCGCTTCGTCGTGGACCGGCGTCTATGACGTGACGCCCGACTGGAATCCGGTGTTGGGCAAGGTCGCCGATATCGAGGGACTCGTGGTCGGCTTCGGCTTCTCCGGGCACGGCTTCAAACTCTCGCCGGGCATCGGCAAGATTCTCGCCCAGCACGCGCTCGGTCAGCCCACCGACGTTTCACTCGCACCCTATGCACTGGAGCGGTTCGCCAGCGGCGCGCTGCTGGTGGGCAAATACGGTTCCGGCGCGGTCTCCTGA
- a CDS encoding PadR family transcriptional regulator, with protein MRHSHHSRRHHDTDGLHSTHAFSLHALWHAIGRHHRGGDRGSDRSGRFGGGFGGGYGGPGGFGGGDGDGFPRGRKFSSDDLQLLLLALLDAQPSHGYELIKALETRSNGFYSPSPGMVYPALTYLEEIGHVTVQLEGNRKRYELAEPGRQYLADNRERVELMFAKLNHIARKMDSVRRAFAGEEALDPNEGGWLPELIEARRALKHALIRRDNVPADEQRRIAAILARATAEIEGNPGAASGADAGADAL; from the coding sequence ATGCGTCACTCCCATCATTCGCGCCGTCACCACGACACCGACGGCCTGCATTCCACCCACGCTTTCTCGCTGCACGCGCTGTGGCACGCCATCGGCCGCCATCATCGTGGCGGCGACCGTGGCAGTGACCGCAGCGGCCGCTTCGGCGGTGGTTTTGGAGGCGGCTACGGCGGTCCTGGCGGCTTCGGCGGCGGCGACGGCGACGGTTTCCCGCGCGGCCGCAAATTCAGCTCGGACGACCTCCAACTGCTGTTGCTGGCCCTGCTGGACGCCCAGCCGAGCCACGGCTACGAGCTGATCAAGGCGCTTGAAACGCGCTCGAACGGCTTCTATAGCCCAAGCCCCGGCATGGTCTACCCGGCGCTGACCTACCTCGAAGAAATCGGTCATGTGACCGTGCAACTGGAAGGCAACCGCAAGCGCTACGAGCTCGCCGAACCCGGCCGCCAATACCTCGCGGACAACCGCGAGCGTGTCGAACTGATGTTCGCCAAGCTGAACCACATTGCCCGCAAGATGGATTCGGTACGCCGCGCCTTCGCTGGCGAAGAGGCGCTCGATCCGAACGAAGGCGGTTGGCTGCCGGAGCTGATCGAAGCCCGTCGCGCGCTCAAGCATGCGTTGATTCGCCGCGACAACGTACCGGCCGACGAACAGCGCCGCATCGCCGCGATCCTCGCGCGCGCCACGGCCGAAATCGAAGGCAACCCGGGCGCCGCGAGCGGCGCCGACGCAGGCGCGGACGCGCTCTGA
- a CDS encoding protein glxC codes for MESLTFDLERTTVRELNQFLHKPASELEGQAVTVVAPNGAHNLAVGVDAAVRVTIAGHAGYYAGGMNQHATIEIDGSAGTGVAENMMSGKVHVKGFASNGAGASAHGGLLVIDGDAGLRCGISLKGGDIVVGGSVGSFSAFMAQAGRMVICGDAGDALGDSLYEAVLYVRGEVKSLGADAQYEPMTQADLDAVRALLAAAGMDHDPASFKRIGSARTLYHWNADANQEY; via the coding sequence ATGGAAAGCCTGACTTTCGATCTGGAGCGCACGACGGTCCGCGAGTTGAACCAGTTCCTGCACAAGCCCGCGAGCGAACTGGAAGGCCAGGCGGTGACGGTCGTCGCACCGAACGGCGCGCACAACCTCGCTGTGGGTGTGGATGCGGCGGTGCGGGTCACCATCGCCGGTCACGCCGGCTATTACGCGGGCGGCATGAACCAGCACGCGACGATCGAGATCGACGGCAGCGCGGGCACCGGCGTCGCCGAAAACATGATGAGCGGCAAGGTGCATGTGAAGGGTTTCGCGTCGAACGGCGCAGGCGCTTCGGCGCATGGTGGGCTGCTGGTGATCGACGGCGATGCGGGCCTGCGTTGCGGCATTTCGCTGAAGGGCGGCGACATCGTGGTGGGGGGATCGGTGGGCAGCTTTTCTGCGTTTATGGCGCAGGCCGGACGCATGGTGATCTGCGGCGATGCGGGCGATGCGCTCGGCGACTCGCTTTACGAAGCGGTGCTGTACGTGCGCGGCGAAGTGAAATCGCTCGGTGCGGACGCGCAATACGAGCCGATGACGCAGGCCGATCTCGACGCCGTACGCGCACTGCTCGCCGCCGCCGGCATGGACCACGACCCGGCGTCGTTCAAACGGATCGGTTCCGCTCGCACGCTCTATCACTGGAACGCCGACGCGAACCAGGAATATTGA